Proteins from a single region of Belliella baltica DSM 15883:
- a CDS encoding MotA/TolQ/ExbB proton channel family protein yields MILLQTLSTDNTMAVDSLAIMDAGNGDIGLLDLLIKGGYMMIPLYALFVLAIFIFVERIITLRKAEKSPKHLMDQIKILVQGGQVDKARILCQGETTPVANMIAKGLERIGSPLKNIEVAIENVGKIEIYKLEKNLNLLATVSGAAPMIGFLGTVAGMIRAFIGVAQEEGMVSPKLLSTGIYEAMITTAAGLVVGIIAYLGYNYLVSQVSKLVHNMEYTSIEFMDILQEK; encoded by the coding sequence ATGATTCTACTACAAACCCTTTCTACTGATAATACAATGGCGGTAGACAGCCTAGCAATTATGGATGCTGGAAATGGAGACATTGGTCTTCTAGATTTATTGATCAAAGGTGGATACATGATGATTCCGCTATATGCTTTATTTGTGTTAGCCATATTTATTTTTGTAGAGCGGATTATTACGCTTCGTAAAGCAGAAAAATCACCGAAGCACTTGATGGATCAAATCAAAATATTGGTTCAAGGTGGTCAAGTAGATAAAGCAAGGATCTTATGCCAAGGAGAAACCACTCCTGTTGCTAATATGATTGCAAAAGGATTAGAGAGAATTGGAAGTCCTCTGAAGAATATAGAAGTAGCCATAGAGAACGTAGGTAAAATCGAGATTTATAAACTTGAAAAAAACCTTAATCTACTTGCAACCGTTTCTGGTGCTGCGCCAATGATTGGATTCTTGGGAACTGTTGCTGGCATGATTCGTGCATTCATTGGAGTAGCTCAGGAAGAAGGAATGGTTTCACCAAAACTCCTTTCAACTGGGATCTATGAAGCCATGATTACTACTGCCGCAGGATTGGTTGTAGGTATTATCGCTTATTTGGGATACAATTACCTCGTATCTCAAGTATCGAAATTGGTACACAATATGGAATATACTTCGATTGAGTTTATGGATATTTTACAAGAGAAATAA
- a CDS encoding ExbD/TolR family protein has product MALQSKHKVESSFSMSSMTDIIFLLLIFFMLTSSFITPSGLPVNLPSSEASDIVMQEVTVTITKDLRFSVNDRIVDREAVKGELTTLLQDKKGQVVLHIDKEVPVEYLVEIGGIAAGLEANVSIATKPYK; this is encoded by the coding sequence ATGGCATTACAATCCAAACATAAAGTCGAGTCTTCATTTAGTATGTCATCAATGACAGATATTATATTTCTATTGTTGATTTTCTTCATGTTGACTTCTTCTTTTATTACCCCTTCTGGATTACCTGTAAACTTACCTTCGAGTGAGGCATCTGACATTGTGATGCAAGAAGTGACAGTCACCATAACCAAAGATCTAAGGTTTTCTGTAAACGATAGAATTGTTGACAGAGAAGCTGTAAAAGGAGAATTGACAACTTTATTACAAGATAAAAAAGGTCAGGTCGTTCTTCACATAGATAAAGAAGTTCCCGTAGAATACTTAGTAGAAATCGGAGGTATTGCAGCAGGCTTGGAGGCAAATGTTTCCATAGCTACTAAACCATACAAATAA
- a CDS encoding bifunctional folylpolyglutamate synthase/dihydrofolate synthase gives MNYDQTLDYMFNALPMFQRVGAAAFKKNLSNTIALCKQLGNPETQFKSIHVAGTNGKGSTSHALCSVLMEAGYKVGLYTSPHLKSFTERIKINGEEIPQQEVVDFVLKQKGFLDELKPSFFEMTVGLAFWYFAKEKVDIAVIEVGMGGRFDSTNVIAPELSVITNIGYDHMQFLGDTLPKIAGEKAGIIKENIPVVISQRQEETSEVFDIKAKEKNAPIFYAEDYFEVVKKENAIAGVFQITTDSAQFSIELDLKGNYQQKNLPGILQSIEVLQNLGYKITQNHIEKGLGQVIKNTGLKGRWQQLGSYPTIICDTGHNEDGIKYIVEQIQEYAYNRLFMVIGMVNDKDVSKVLSILPRDAYYFFVQANIPRAMTANDLFSKGKEAGLTGEVIEDVNLAIAAAKKKAGEDDLIFIGGSTFVVAEINEL, from the coding sequence ATGAATTATGATCAAACATTGGACTATATGTTCAATGCACTCCCCATGTTTCAAAGAGTTGGTGCCGCTGCTTTTAAAAAGAACTTGAGCAATACTATTGCACTTTGTAAACAGTTAGGCAATCCAGAAACACAATTTAAAAGTATTCATGTAGCAGGAACAAACGGCAAAGGAAGCACTTCCCATGCACTTTGTTCTGTTTTGATGGAAGCCGGCTATAAAGTTGGGCTTTACACTTCTCCACATCTCAAATCATTTACAGAAAGAATCAAAATCAATGGTGAAGAAATTCCTCAGCAAGAGGTTGTTGATTTTGTTTTAAAGCAAAAGGGTTTCTTAGATGAACTTAAACCTAGTTTCTTTGAAATGACTGTGGGTCTTGCTTTTTGGTATTTTGCTAAAGAGAAAGTTGATATCGCTGTTATAGAAGTAGGAATGGGTGGGAGATTTGATAGTACAAATGTGATAGCGCCAGAGCTTTCGGTGATTACCAATATTGGTTACGATCACATGCAGTTTCTTGGTGACACACTCCCAAAGATCGCAGGAGAGAAGGCTGGAATCATCAAGGAAAATATCCCCGTAGTAATCAGTCAAAGGCAAGAAGAAACTTCAGAAGTATTTGATATTAAAGCAAAAGAAAAGAATGCTCCTATTTTTTATGCAGAAGACTATTTTGAAGTTGTCAAAAAAGAAAATGCTATCGCTGGAGTTTTTCAAATTACTACAGATTCAGCTCAATTTTCTATTGAACTTGATTTGAAAGGGAATTATCAGCAGAAGAATTTACCTGGAATTCTACAATCTATTGAAGTTCTCCAAAATTTAGGGTACAAAATCACTCAAAATCATATTGAAAAGGGTCTCGGTCAAGTCATCAAAAATACGGGACTAAAAGGAAGATGGCAGCAATTGGGTAGTTATCCAACGATAATATGTGACACTGGGCACAATGAAGATGGAATAAAGTATATCGTTGAGCAGATTCAGGAATATGCTTATAATAGACTCTTTATGGTTATCGGAATGGTCAATGATAAGGATGTATCTAAAGTTTTGTCAATACTTCCAAGAGATGCCTATTACTTTTTTGTACAAGCCAATATCCCAAGAGCAATGACAGCTAATGATCTGTTTTCCAAAGGGAAAGAAGCGGGATTAACAGGAGAAGTGATTGAGGATGTGAATTTAGCGATAGCCGCAGCTAAGAAAAAGGCAGGAGAAGATGATCTAATATTTATCGGAGGGAGTACCTTTGTGGTCGCCGAAATTAATGAATTATAA
- a CDS encoding tetratricopeptide repeat protein — translation MKKILLLIWMGLSIQLSFAQSGIYQRGSQKILDDNFELYDKQLFSAAKYEFEELKNNDFSKNDQVFVDFHHAISALKIDNPAASDLVYNFIRKHPDHPKVNEAAHILGNFFFERRNYREAIPAFKQVDTNKIWPEQRAEVLFKMGYAQFQLEDFSNALINFNLVKRERTAYTPDANYYAGFIYMENKRYDQAIVDFKEADKSNFYANKVPYMLSGVYYRQGLYDDLITYAEPVLANRRNLDRKEEIHLYLAEAYFEKRDFQKAGMQYDEFINTRKGTLERPQIYKAGIAQYETENYQRATDYFKVSAVENDKIGQVSSYYLGHSYIKLNNPQFASTSFNAAYKSDADPGIKEEALINYAKVNLERGSFQDAVTGLDSYLENYPRGQYANKAEDLLADALINTSNYLRAIEQIEKMPRKSDRINAAYQKVSFYQGIVYYRDKRNELATTYFDKAINTPIDKDLVIQAYFWKGENFAARENLDEAIKSYERLQALRPRANDPYLIKSHYGLGYAYFNSQQYVKAEGQFKAYVDKMQRAEDKENYDDAIIRLGDTYYVQKKFSDALNVFQRAVREGNAYTDYAHFRSGVIQNFQSNNPQAIDQLNRVIDNFSSSLYLEDAIFQKAQINMEMTQYNEAKNGFTRLISTRPNSQFIPFALEGRAIASYSLKQYEETINDYKKILENHPNSSNAEAALIGLQEALALQNRTSEFSNYLARYRNANPDNKSLQNVEFEAAKNLFFSNAHQQAIKAFQDYLKNYPQSANKVEVLYFIGDSYAKLGNQAEALNNFYQIDALNDSPQRLRAVQRIAAIEVENKNYLKALPYLREAAKGARNKLEEYEAFKGLMESHYYTNKFDSAIFYADRVINLGNVMADAIPASLLLKAKANFQTGKVNQAEDVLISLINEYKTVHGAEGLFLLAESYNKKGNYTQSNDAIFDFSGPFSPHAYWYGKCFILLSDNYLALGEEFQAKATLESVVEQAQDEEIKKIAQNKLAKIK, via the coding sequence ATGAAGAAAATTCTTTTATTGATTTGGATGGGCTTATCCATTCAGTTATCCTTTGCCCAATCAGGTATTTACCAAAGAGGTTCACAAAAAATATTAGATGATAATTTTGAACTTTATGATAAGCAACTTTTTAGTGCTGCCAAATATGAATTTGAAGAACTCAAGAATAATGATTTTTCAAAAAATGATCAAGTTTTTGTTGATTTTCATCATGCCATATCAGCTTTGAAAATAGACAATCCTGCAGCCTCGGATTTGGTTTATAATTTTATCAGGAAGCATCCGGATCATCCAAAAGTAAATGAAGCAGCCCACATTTTGGGCAATTTCTTTTTTGAAAGAAGAAATTACAGAGAAGCTATTCCTGCCTTCAAACAAGTGGATACCAACAAGATTTGGCCAGAACAGCGCGCTGAAGTACTTTTTAAAATGGGTTATGCACAGTTTCAATTGGAAGACTTTTCTAATGCCTTGATCAATTTTAATTTGGTCAAAAGAGAGCGCACAGCCTACACACCAGATGCGAATTATTATGCAGGTTTTATTTACATGGAGAACAAGCGCTATGATCAAGCAATCGTAGATTTTAAAGAAGCTGATAAGTCAAATTTCTATGCCAACAAAGTTCCATATATGCTTTCAGGAGTTTATTACCGACAGGGACTTTATGATGATTTAATTACTTATGCTGAACCAGTTTTAGCAAACCGTCGAAATTTAGATAGAAAAGAAGAAATTCATTTATATCTAGCAGAAGCTTATTTTGAAAAAAGAGATTTTCAAAAAGCAGGAATGCAGTACGATGAATTTATCAATACTAGAAAAGGCACTCTAGAAAGACCTCAAATCTATAAAGCTGGAATAGCTCAATATGAAACAGAAAATTATCAGAGAGCAACTGATTATTTTAAGGTTTCAGCGGTGGAAAATGATAAAATAGGTCAAGTATCTAGTTATTATTTGGGTCATTCTTACATCAAATTGAATAATCCACAGTTTGCTTCGACAAGCTTCAATGCTGCTTATAAAAGTGACGCAGATCCCGGAATTAAAGAAGAAGCTTTGATCAATTACGCCAAAGTCAATTTAGAAAGAGGTAGCTTTCAAGATGCAGTGACAGGATTAGATTCTTATTTGGAAAACTATCCACGAGGTCAATACGCAAATAAGGCGGAAGATTTATTAGCTGATGCACTGATTAATACAAGCAATTATCTCAGAGCAATAGAGCAAATTGAGAAAATGCCAAGGAAGTCAGATCGTATCAATGCAGCCTATCAAAAAGTGTCTTTTTATCAAGGAATCGTATATTATCGAGATAAAAGAAATGAGCTAGCCACTACATATTTTGATAAAGCAATCAATACACCAATTGACAAAGACTTAGTAATTCAAGCGTATTTTTGGAAAGGTGAAAATTTCGCTGCTAGAGAAAATTTAGATGAAGCCATCAAGTCTTATGAAAGATTACAAGCATTAAGACCAAGAGCAAATGATCCTTATTTGATCAAATCACATTATGGTTTGGGTTATGCTTATTTCAACTCACAGCAATACGTCAAAGCAGAGGGGCAATTCAAAGCTTATGTTGACAAAATGCAAAGGGCAGAGGACAAGGAAAACTATGATGATGCGATAATTCGTCTAGGAGATACTTATTATGTTCAAAAGAAATTTTCAGATGCGCTCAATGTTTTCCAACGTGCAGTAAGAGAAGGTAATGCTTATACAGACTATGCACACTTTAGATCAGGTGTGATTCAAAATTTCCAAAGCAACAATCCACAAGCAATTGATCAGTTAAATCGTGTCATTGATAATTTTTCTTCAAGTCTTTATTTAGAAGATGCGATCTTTCAAAAAGCACAGATCAATATGGAAATGACGCAATACAATGAAGCTAAAAATGGTTTTACGAGATTGATATCTACACGACCAAACAGCCAATTTATTCCTTTTGCACTTGAAGGAAGAGCTATTGCCAGTTATTCACTTAAACAATATGAAGAAACGATTAATGATTATAAGAAAATCCTAGAGAATCACCCAAATTCTTCTAATGCAGAAGCTGCCTTGATCGGACTTCAAGAAGCTTTAGCTTTGCAAAATAGAACCAGTGAATTTTCCAATTATCTTGCGAGGTACAGAAACGCAAATCCAGACAATAAAAGTTTGCAAAATGTAGAGTTTGAAGCAGCTAAAAATCTATTCTTCTCTAATGCTCATCAGCAAGCCATTAAAGCTTTTCAAGATTATTTAAAAAATTACCCACAATCAGCAAATAAGGTAGAAGTCTTGTATTTTATTGGAGATTCATACGCTAAACTTGGAAACCAAGCTGAAGCTCTTAATAATTTTTATCAAATAGATGCCTTGAATGATTCTCCGCAGAGATTGAGAGCTGTTCAAAGAATAGCTGCGATAGAAGTAGAAAATAAAAATTATCTTAAGGCTTTGCCTTATTTAAGAGAAGCTGCTAAAGGAGCAAGAAACAAACTAGAAGAATACGAAGCTTTCAAAGGCTTGATGGAATCACATTATTATACCAATAAATTTGATTCTGCAATCTTCTATGCCGATAGGGTGATCAACCTTGGCAATGTGATGGCAGATGCCATACCAGCTTCTTTGCTGCTCAAAGCTAAAGCGAATTTTCAAACAGGAAAAGTGAATCAAGCAGAAGATGTTTTGATTTCATTGATTAATGAATACAAGACTGTTCATGGAGCAGAAGGTTTATTCTTATTGGCTGAGAGTTATAATAAAAAAGGAAATTATACTCAATCCAATGATGCCATTTTCGATTTCTCAGGACCATTTTCTCCTCATGCATATTGGTATGGAAAATGTTTCATCTTACTTTCTGACAATTATCTAGCTTTAGGTGAGGAGTTTCAGGCTAAGGCTACTCTGGAGTCTGTAGTAGAGCAAGCTCAGGATGAAGAAATCAAAAAAATAGCACAAAATAAATTAGCTAAAATTAAGTAA